A genomic segment from Kyrpidia tusciae DSM 2912 encodes:
- a CDS encoding putative polysaccharide biosynthesis protein gives MARGNRFVRGAAVLAGAGLVSKVLGSVYTIFLQNIIGDRGLGLYQMAYPIYATLVILATAGLPVAVSKFVAERAAQDDAAGASRVFRVSAAIMGAIGAAGFCLLFFGAERYAAFVGNPDAALALRAVAPAMLLVPVMSVARGYFQGFQEMMPTAVSQVAEQTVRVITIIALSWWMMVQWHSPEWAAAGAAFGAVTGALAGCAVLWENMSRGPMIRHRGSRGDSRLDSGWGKEMVLYALPVSLGALAVPLINNVDALTVVNSLKAAGLSSGVATEMFGWLSGRAFKLMILPATFAGAVAVALLPSLTSAITRRDLKAANQQVELGLRLTIWLSLPASIGLILLAAPVDRMLFRDTSGLAAIQITSLAMVFSSLQVTASSILQSVGRPWAPVWHLAVAVAAKGILNVLWVPRWGIEGAAAATVMAYAVAALLNIVTVMASTGLVLHVRQLFWRPIVASIGMAAVVVLVLQTLGGETGASRWESAVVALSAVVLGGVAYFVLLLIVGGFSRGELEALPCVGPVLARVGTRFGWLK, from the coding sequence ATGGCGAGGGGGAACCGATTTGTCCGGGGAGCCGCCGTTTTGGCTGGGGCCGGATTGGTCTCGAAAGTACTGGGGTCTGTGTACACCATTTTTTTACAAAACATCATTGGGGATCGAGGACTCGGTCTGTACCAGATGGCATACCCGATTTATGCCACCCTCGTGATTCTCGCGACGGCCGGCCTGCCTGTGGCGGTCTCGAAGTTTGTGGCCGAACGGGCGGCGCAGGACGATGCGGCGGGGGCGTCTCGGGTATTCCGGGTCTCGGCGGCCATCATGGGAGCCATTGGTGCGGCCGGGTTTTGTTTGTTATTTTTCGGAGCCGAACGTTATGCGGCGTTCGTCGGCAATCCCGATGCCGCTTTGGCCCTACGGGCAGTGGCGCCCGCGATGCTCCTCGTTCCGGTGATGAGCGTGGCCAGGGGATATTTTCAAGGGTTTCAGGAGATGATGCCGACAGCGGTTTCCCAGGTGGCCGAGCAGACGGTTCGCGTGATCACAATCATCGCCCTGTCCTGGTGGATGATGGTTCAGTGGCACTCGCCGGAGTGGGCGGCGGCGGGAGCGGCGTTCGGTGCCGTGACCGGGGCGTTGGCCGGTTGTGCCGTTCTCTGGGAGAATATGAGCCGTGGGCCAATGATTCGGCACCGGGGTTCCCGGGGTGACAGCCGACTCGACTCCGGCTGGGGCAAGGAAATGGTTCTCTATGCTTTACCCGTGAGCCTGGGGGCTTTGGCCGTTCCGCTGATCAATAATGTCGATGCGCTGACTGTGGTCAATTCTTTGAAAGCGGCCGGTTTGTCCAGCGGGGTGGCCACGGAGATGTTTGGGTGGCTCAGCGGACGGGCCTTTAAACTGATGATTTTGCCCGCCACTTTTGCCGGAGCTGTGGCCGTTGCCCTGTTGCCTTCCCTTACTTCCGCCATAACCCGGCGGGATCTCAAAGCGGCCAATCAACAGGTCGAACTGGGGTTGCGATTGACCATTTGGCTGTCCTTGCCGGCATCAATCGGCTTGATCTTGCTGGCCGCTCCGGTGGACCGGATGTTGTTTCGGGACACTTCGGGGCTTGCGGCGATTCAAATCACCTCGTTGGCCATGGTGTTTAGCAGTCTTCAGGTCACGGCATCATCGATCCTTCAAAGTGTCGGACGTCCGTGGGCGCCGGTCTGGCACCTGGCTGTAGCGGTGGCTGCGAAAGGTATTTTAAACGTATTGTGGGTTCCGCGCTGGGGAATCGAGGGGGCAGCGGCGGCGACGGTGATGGCTTATGCCGTGGCTGCGCTGTTGAACATCGTGACAGTGATGGCATCCACGGGCCTCGTTCTTCACGTTCGGCAACTCTTTTGGCGTCCCATTGTCGCATCGATCGGAATGGCCGCCGTGGTGGTGCTGGTGCTGCAAACCCTGGGCGGCGAAACGGGAGCGAGCCGGTGGGAATCCGCCGTGGTGGCCCTCAGCGCAGTGGTGTTGGGGGGAGTTGCTTATTTTGTCCTCCTGCTGATTGTGGGGGGGTTCAGCCGGGGGGAACTGGAGGCCCTGCCCTGCGTGGGTCCAGTGCTGGCTCGGGTGGGGACCCGATTCGGATGGTTGAAATGA
- the mazG gene encoding nucleoside triphosphate pyrophosphohydrolase, giving the protein MNEQHTKTQSSLDAGRRFAHVVELVARLRGPGGCPWDRAQTHLSLRPYVIEEAYELAEALDEQDPRALCEELGDLLLQVLLHSEIGREAGTFDVSDCIDSLSAKLIRRHPHVFGGERVEDAAGVERRWAQIKAQERNRAVQEGEEGGAGGWLEGISLARPAVQVAYRLGKRAAEVGFDWENPRLVMEKVREELQEVADALQEQEGPDGGAAFSEAVAEEVGDLLFAVVNLARLAGVDPEAALAGANRKFIRRFGYMESELKKRGIPLENASLDEMEALWQSAKKVCR; this is encoded by the coding sequence ATGAACGAGCAACACACAAAAACGCAAAGCTCCCTCGATGCGGGACGGCGATTCGCGCATGTGGTGGAACTGGTGGCGCGGCTGCGGGGGCCGGGAGGTTGCCCTTGGGACCGGGCCCAGACGCATCTTTCCCTTCGCCCCTATGTGATCGAGGAAGCTTATGAATTGGCTGAAGCGCTGGATGAGCAGGATCCCAGGGCTTTATGTGAGGAACTCGGCGACTTGTTGTTACAAGTGCTCCTACATAGCGAAATCGGCCGGGAAGCGGGTACCTTTGATGTCTCAGACTGTATCGATAGCTTGTCCGCGAAGCTGATTCGCCGTCACCCCCACGTCTTCGGCGGCGAACGTGTGGAAGACGCCGCCGGTGTCGAGCGGCGGTGGGCACAGATCAAAGCCCAGGAACGGAACCGAGCCGTCCAGGAAGGGGAGGAAGGGGGAGCGGGTGGCTGGCTGGAGGGGATCTCTCTTGCCCGACCCGCTGTCCAAGTGGCCTATCGGTTAGGAAAGCGGGCGGCGGAGGTGGGATTCGATTGGGAAAACCCCCGGCTGGTAATGGAAAAGGTGCGGGAGGAACTCCAGGAGGTGGCCGATGCCCTTCAGGAACAGGAGGGCCCGGACGGGGGAGCCGCGTTCTCGGAGGCCGTGGCGGAAGAAGTGGGTGACTTACTGTTCGCGGTGGTCAACCTGGCCCGTTTGGCCGGTGTTGACCCCGAAGCAGCCCTCGCCGGGGCGAATCGCAAATTCATCCGGCGGTTCGGTTACATGGAGTCGGAGTTGAAAAAGCGCGGCATCCCCCTGGAAAATGCCTCCTTGGACGAAATGGAAGCCTTGTGGCAGTCGGCAAAGAAAGTTTGCCGATAG
- a CDS encoding HU family DNA-binding protein: MNKMELIAKVAERSGLKKKEAEAAVNSVFDVIGEALAGGEKVQLVGFGTFEPRRRAARIGRNPQTGEEISIPESVVPAFKPGNKLKEVMK; encoded by the coding sequence ATGAACAAGATGGAACTTATCGCCAAAGTGGCGGAACGCAGTGGTTTGAAAAAGAAAGAAGCCGAGGCCGCTGTCAACAGTGTTTTCGACGTCATCGGCGAGGCTCTTGCCGGGGGTGAAAAGGTGCAGTTGGTGGGATTTGGTACCTTTGAGCCCCGGCGGCGGGCGGCGCGGATCGGTCGCAACCCGCAGACTGGGGAAGAGATTTCGATTCCCGAGTCGGTGGTCCCGGCCTTCAAACCAGGAAATAAATTGAAAGAGGTCATGAAGTAA
- a CDS encoding RNA-binding S4 domain-containing protein, giving the protein MRLDKFLKVSRLVKRRTVAKELCDQGRVQINGRPGKAGSEVNVGDVLTIAYGGRTMKVRVVDLREHVPKDESSALFTVLEDWQAQSGSGPE; this is encoded by the coding sequence GTGCGATTGGATAAATTCCTCAAAGTCTCCCGCCTGGTCAAGCGGCGCACAGTGGCCAAAGAGTTATGCGACCAAGGGCGCGTACAGATTAATGGCCGGCCGGGCAAAGCGGGATCTGAGGTGAACGTGGGTGATGTACTCACGATCGCCTATGGCGGGAGGACGATGAAGGTGCGGGTGGTGGACCTGAGGGAACATGTACCCAAAGATGAAAGCAGCGCGTTGTTCACCGTGCTGGAAGACTGGCAGGCCCAGTCGGGTTCAGGGCCGGAGTGA
- a CDS encoding flippase — translation MRILKNAVYLFASNVLVRLVGAVAAILVARYLGAKDYGILSVALAFSVVTGYFTDLGLSHTFIRDGTKPGADLGRLLAGFFKIRLLFGLGTAVVSVAVVQSLYPDPGMRRVLYWVVMPTILGAAFQGVGAVYFQAVQKMQYTALIRTVAGLLSAGALFLGMALGWPLDFLAPIYGLAAVAGGLLSLWLVGRRVSFFSGWDRSLLRGLGSFTLGGLVIMLLNQMGPLVLERVTDLVAVGYFAAAFRIPSVLYQIPGVLAEAYYPQLFAHGNRRDEDAHLRLNVLELKMMSALGVMMALPFLLYPAWWIHLLFGPRWADAASALSILSWMVFMQSINYPLADALTTKGMQSRRTAVLVAVLVVGVGAYAVLGARWGSTGGALAALVVECLSMIGYVLMNPTGWRLLLQGAVRNAAVAAAAVFLGFLWVRDWSPFVGIPVLEMGAGLAIVAMDSDIRRRLREMWEKVQERIRGVRRERGGP, via the coding sequence ATGCGAATCCTCAAGAATGCCGTCTATCTCTTCGCCAGCAATGTCCTGGTTCGATTGGTGGGGGCAGTGGCAGCGATTCTGGTGGCTCGCTACCTCGGAGCGAAGGATTACGGCATTCTGAGTGTAGCATTGGCATTTTCTGTAGTAACTGGATATTTCACGGACCTTGGATTATCTCACACTTTTATTCGGGATGGCACAAAGCCCGGTGCGGATCTGGGCCGCCTATTGGCGGGATTTTTCAAAATCCGGCTGTTGTTCGGCTTGGGCACGGCGGTGGTCTCGGTGGCGGTGGTGCAAAGCCTGTATCCCGATCCGGGAATGCGCCGTGTCTTGTACTGGGTGGTCATGCCGACGATTCTCGGAGCCGCCTTCCAGGGTGTGGGCGCCGTATATTTTCAAGCGGTGCAGAAAATGCAGTACACGGCGCTCATTCGCACGGTGGCGGGCCTGCTCTCCGCCGGTGCCCTGTTTCTCGGGATGGCTTTGGGTTGGCCTTTGGATTTTCTGGCCCCGATCTACGGTCTGGCGGCGGTGGCGGGGGGGCTTCTCAGTTTATGGCTGGTGGGTCGCAGAGTGTCTTTTTTTTCGGGCTGGGATCGGTCTCTTCTTCGGGGTCTGGGATCTTTCACCCTTGGGGGGCTGGTGATCATGCTCCTGAACCAGATGGGCCCCCTGGTTTTAGAGCGGGTGACCGATCTGGTCGCCGTGGGGTATTTTGCCGCAGCCTTTCGCATTCCCTCGGTGTTGTACCAGATCCCCGGGGTATTGGCGGAGGCCTATTATCCCCAACTGTTTGCCCACGGGAATCGACGAGATGAAGATGCGCACCTCCGCCTTAACGTTCTGGAATTGAAAATGATGAGTGCTCTTGGGGTGATGATGGCATTGCCTTTTTTGCTTTACCCGGCCTGGTGGATACACCTGTTGTTTGGGCCGCGGTGGGCAGACGCGGCTTCGGCGCTGTCCATACTTTCCTGGATGGTCTTTATGCAATCCATCAATTACCCCTTGGCGGATGCTTTGACGACGAAAGGAATGCAATCCCGAAGGACAGCGGTGCTCGTCGCCGTCCTGGTCGTCGGTGTGGGGGCCTATGCGGTGCTCGGGGCGCGTTGGGGGAGCACGGGGGGGGCCTTGGCAGCTTTGGTCGTCGAATGTCTGTCGATGATCGGGTATGTACTGATGAACCCCACAGGTTGGCGTCTTCTCCTGCAAGGCGCAGTGAGGAACGCGGCGGTGGCGGCGGCTGCCGTGTTTCTAGGGTTCCTCTGGGTACGCGATTGGTCTCCTTTTGTTGGTATTCCTGTCCTTGAAATGGGGGCGGGATTGGCCATAGTAGCCATGGATTCAGACATTCGGCGGCGGCTGCGGGAAATGTGGGAAAAGGTTCAGGAGAGGATTCGTGGGGTCAGGCGGGAGAGAGGGGGGCCTTGA
- a CDS encoding O-antigen ligase family protein yields MDFRRGAVRLAWIIVTVLAIYIPLRFFLIDYGPLAFTPVHLGRVASLAFRFGTDILVVVLVGCLWAAKGIKGFRFEWIDYSVLLFVLVSFLSMVVNHTSFLRFGATMRGLFVVYVVGFVMARLPRDAVWFRRAMWASGVTLGLILFVGFLQALGWPEPKAWIEAMTGINAGRMMSLLENPNTLASYLVIMFFLGILVLPEKHRPWMAAILPVLYYTFSRSGWLGFVVGLVAAWRLLPWRQWAKILGIGAIITALIVAVNLTFGPPLAHFGFGEQLGANPFNRVTKTLSQREIGNSMFNGRLFILKIALNTVKERPWLGYGSGTFGGGGTVVKDLAKRYHMPTDMYSDSQYNRIIIETGLLGFLSFGLIHLVLLWKSWKAGGKIRYAGLALILAIVVMDAFNNLWELQQVMFPFWMLAALSYLRRDGWSLGERSESSKPGIG; encoded by the coding sequence ATGGATTTCAGGCGCGGCGCCGTACGGCTGGCTTGGATCATCGTGACGGTGCTGGCCATTTACATCCCTTTGCGATTCTTCCTCATCGATTACGGCCCGCTGGCGTTTACGCCCGTTCACTTGGGCCGGGTGGCAAGTTTGGCATTCCGCTTCGGCACGGACATCTTAGTGGTCGTTCTCGTGGGGTGTTTATGGGCTGCCAAGGGAATTAAAGGTTTTCGATTCGAGTGGATCGATTACTCCGTGCTCCTGTTTGTACTTGTGTCTTTCCTTTCGATGGTGGTCAATCACACCTCGTTTCTTCGCTTTGGGGCGACCATGCGCGGACTGTTCGTGGTATACGTGGTCGGTTTTGTGATGGCCCGCCTGCCTAGAGATGCCGTGTGGTTCCGCCGGGCGATGTGGGCATCCGGTGTGACGCTGGGATTGATCCTCTTCGTGGGGTTCCTGCAGGCTTTGGGGTGGCCTGAGCCCAAGGCTTGGATCGAGGCCATGACAGGCATCAATGCCGGGCGGATGATGTCTCTGCTGGAGAACCCGAATACATTGGCGTCGTATCTGGTCATCATGTTCTTTCTCGGCATCCTCGTTTTGCCCGAGAAACACCGGCCGTGGATGGCTGCCATTTTGCCGGTTCTCTATTATACGTTCTCCCGCAGTGGCTGGCTTGGATTTGTCGTCGGTCTCGTTGCGGCATGGCGGTTATTGCCTTGGAGGCAGTGGGCGAAGATATTGGGCATCGGGGCGATCATCACGGCACTCATTGTTGCGGTGAACCTGACCTTTGGGCCTCCTCTGGCACATTTCGGCTTTGGTGAGCAGCTGGGGGCCAACCCTTTTAACCGGGTGACAAAAACCCTGTCTCAACGTGAAATCGGCAACAGTATGTTTAACGGGCGGTTATTTATCCTGAAGATCGCTCTCAATACGGTTAAGGAGCGGCCATGGCTCGGCTATGGGTCCGGGACATTCGGGGGCGGTGGGACGGTCGTTAAGGATCTCGCGAAACGTTATCACATGCCCACTGATATGTATTCGGACAGTCAGTACAACCGGATCATCATTGAGACCGGTCTCTTGGGGTTCCTCTCCTTCGGCTTAATCCACCTCGTTCTGTTGTGGAAGTCCTGGAAAGCAGGAGGGAAGATTCGCTATGCGGGGTTGGCCCTGATTCTGGCCATCGTTGTGATGGATGCTTTTAACAATCTTTGGGAACTGCAACAGGTGATGTTTCCCTTCTGGATGCTGGCGGCCCTATCGTACCTTCGTCGAGACGGCTGGTCTCTGGGAGAGCGTTCTGAGTCGTCCAAGCCCGGCATAGGATAA
- the yabP gene encoding sporulation protein YabP, producing MAEEKGRVTKPAPRHHVNMANRQYVEVTGVLQVESFDSEQFVLQTPYGFLAIRGENLHIKTLNLEDGVVIIEGVVFEMGYDDDGPGPAERAKGWLTKLFR from the coding sequence ATGGCCGAGGAAAAAGGCAGGGTCACCAAGCCGGCGCCGAGGCACCACGTGAACATGGCCAATCGTCAATACGTCGAGGTGACCGGCGTCCTGCAAGTGGAGAGTTTCGACAGTGAGCAATTTGTCCTTCAGACACCGTACGGTTTTCTGGCCATACGGGGCGAGAATCTGCATATTAAGACGCTGAACCTGGAAGACGGCGTCGTCATCATCGAAGGGGTTGTATTCGAAATGGGGTATGATGACGACGGGCCGGGCCCCGCCGAACGGGCCAAGGGATGGCTGACGAAGCTGTTTCGTTAG
- the yabQ gene encoding spore cortex biosynthesis protein YabQ, translating into MPIQGQWLLVAALAGCGAALGAGYDLYNTILQGRRGWRWLTPLADVAFWAAALAGVFWVLLATSDGEMRISFFAVMGFGFGLYRVWFHPTVVRSVEGIVRVLTYCAQVGYRLWMIAVWQPVLGIFRLVIRTLEGILHILSFFENMILWPLGFVIGRVQKRRKTKDPTRSAERSGGIRGLWSWIGRWIKRSLRKG; encoded by the coding sequence ATGCCGATTCAGGGTCAGTGGCTGCTGGTGGCCGCATTAGCGGGGTGCGGAGCTGCCCTCGGTGCAGGGTATGATCTTTACAACACGATTCTCCAAGGGCGCAGGGGATGGCGGTGGTTAACTCCCCTTGCCGATGTGGCTTTCTGGGCGGCCGCCCTCGCCGGAGTGTTTTGGGTGCTGCTGGCCACGTCGGATGGTGAAATGCGCATCAGCTTTTTTGCCGTGATGGGTTTCGGGTTCGGTTTGTACCGCGTGTGGTTCCATCCGACGGTCGTCCGTTCGGTGGAGGGGATCGTCAGGGTTCTGACATATTGTGCCCAGGTCGGATACAGACTATGGATGATCGCGGTCTGGCAACCCGTACTGGGGATCTTTCGCTTGGTGATACGAACCCTCGAAGGGATCTTGCATATTCTCTCGTTTTTTGAGAATATGATCCTGTGGCCCCTAGGTTTTGTGATCGGGCGGGTTCAAAAGCGCCGAAAGACTAAAGATCCTACCCGGTCGGCAGAGCGGAGCGGGGGAATTCGCGGCCTGTGGTCCTGGATCGGACGTTGGATTAAGCGCTCGCTGAGGAAAGGGTGA
- a CDS encoding FtsB family cell division protein — protein sequence MTREMVQRRRENVIRLTRRRKGRRWRLPRLKLRYLFLLSVLAWAGYTAVFVQWPKMRSLEAQQEQANAKLQRAQQQNQALKEQVRLLQQDQYVADLARQQFHMAKPGEILFMTQNSATP from the coding sequence ATGACGCGTGAGATGGTTCAACGTCGCCGCGAGAATGTCATACGCCTGACCCGGCGGAGAAAGGGCCGTCGCTGGCGGTTGCCGCGTCTCAAGCTCCGCTACCTCTTTCTTTTATCTGTCCTCGCTTGGGCAGGGTACACGGCGGTCTTTGTGCAATGGCCCAAGATGAGGAGCCTGGAAGCCCAACAAGAACAGGCCAACGCAAAGTTGCAGCGGGCACAACAGCAAAACCAAGCATTAAAGGAGCAGGTGCGTCTTCTTCAGCAAGATCAGTACGTCGCCGATTTGGCCCGCCAACAGTTCCACATGGCCAAACCCGGTGAGATTTTATTTATGACTCAGAACTCTGCAACACCTTGA
- a CDS encoding S1 domain-containing RNA-binding protein, with translation MSIELGSKLEGKVTGITHFGAFVLLPGGVTGLVHISEIADTYVRDIRDYLKINDTVTVKVIHVDPNGKIGLSIRQAKEGSAAEHRGSQGGSDHGRDRHPRSRSSRMSFEDKLNRFMKDSEERLQALKRSEAKRGGRGGRRG, from the coding sequence ATGTCAATTGAATTAGGCAGCAAACTTGAAGGGAAAGTGACGGGGATCACGCATTTTGGCGCATTCGTCCTTCTTCCCGGTGGCGTCACGGGCTTGGTGCATATTTCGGAGATCGCCGACACCTATGTTCGAGATATCCGCGACTACTTGAAGATCAATGACACCGTGACGGTGAAGGTCATTCACGTGGATCCGAACGGGAAGATCGGGCTCTCCATCCGTCAGGCTAAGGAAGGATCTGCTGCCGAACATCGAGGTTCCCAGGGGGGAAGCGACCATGGGCGAGATCGGCACCCGAGGTCGCGGTCGTCCCGTATGTCGTTTGAGGACAAGTTGAATCGGTTTATGAAAGACAGCGAAGAGCGGTTACAGGCGTTGAAGCGCAGTGAAGCCAAACGTGGCGGCCGCGGCGGCCGGCGCGGGTAA
- a CDS encoding DUF2089 domain-containing protein — protein MSGWVSQCPACFGDLRVAELECGRCGTVIRGHFSPGPWMRLQPDQWDFVLRFLKVRGNLREMERELGVSYPTIRARLEQILRVLGLEEGEVPGTGGSVGEAGSVLQALEAGELSVDEAIQKLENIAKGRGTHA, from the coding sequence ATGAGTGGGTGGGTGTCGCAATGTCCCGCTTGTTTTGGAGACTTGAGAGTAGCGGAACTGGAGTGCGGGAGGTGCGGTACCGTGATTCGGGGCCACTTCAGTCCCGGACCATGGATGCGCCTACAGCCGGATCAGTGGGATTTTGTCCTGCGTTTCTTGAAAGTCCGGGGCAACCTTCGGGAGATGGAGCGCGAGCTCGGGGTTTCTTATCCCACCATTCGGGCCCGATTGGAGCAGATCCTCCGGGTTCTCGGGTTGGAAGAGGGGGAGGTTCCGGGCACCGGGGGAAGTGTCGGAGAGGCGGGGAGTGTCCTTCAAGCGCTAGAGGCTGGCGAATTATCGGTGGACGAAGCGATCCAAAAACTGGAGAACATCGCGAAAGGAAGGGGCACCCATGCGTGA
- a CDS encoding SHOCT-like domain-containing protein, which translates to MREERMMILRMMEKGQVTAEEAERLLRALGETEKESSWSTRGRTWDFGPMWQDAARNVRDLGRQMSEKLGKELQQAMESLAALPEWFGRWEIGGAVVEQVYRAPGPLAGLEIRTLHGNVRVVAERREDVELHVRAQVSDGAGWTGDGNPLDACWRTEGGEVKFIVDDEAEVIRGAHVTVRVPEAPFDRLAVRQTNGRIRIELVQAQVVELMTTNGAVELEQVVPAPDGRVEIRVVNGRISWTVPKGTALDGTLKTGIGVADIRVPTRLAEGGRIVRRRGEITLRAPQQVPACTLDVDLRTGRLEITEV; encoded by the coding sequence ATGCGTGAGGAGCGAATGATGATCCTTCGGATGATGGAGAAAGGGCAAGTCACCGCGGAAGAAGCAGAACGCCTTCTTCGAGCGCTCGGAGAGACGGAGAAGGAAAGCTCGTGGAGTACTCGGGGTCGCACCTGGGATTTCGGTCCGATGTGGCAGGATGCCGCTCGCAATGTGCGGGATCTCGGAAGGCAGATGTCGGAGAAATTGGGGAAAGAACTTCAGCAGGCGATGGAGTCCCTGGCTGCATTGCCGGAATGGTTCGGGCGCTGGGAGATCGGGGGCGCCGTGGTGGAACAGGTGTATCGGGCCCCGGGGCCGCTCGCCGGTCTGGAGATTCGAACTCTTCACGGGAACGTGCGGGTGGTGGCCGAACGGCGCGAAGACGTGGAACTCCATGTCCGGGCCCAAGTTTCTGACGGCGCCGGCTGGACGGGGGATGGGAACCCCTTGGATGCTTGTTGGCGCACAGAGGGCGGGGAAGTAAAGTTTATCGTCGACGATGAGGCGGAAGTGATTCGGGGGGCTCATGTGACCGTCCGGGTTCCGGAGGCACCTTTTGACCGGCTGGCGGTTCGCCAAACGAACGGCAGGATTCGGATTGAGCTGGTTCAAGCGCAGGTGGTGGAGTTGATGACCACCAACGGCGCCGTAGAGCTGGAGCAAGTTGTGCCAGCGCCGGATGGTCGAGTGGAAATCCGTGTGGTCAACGGAAGGATTTCCTGGACTGTACCCAAAGGCACTGCCCTGGACGGTACGCTGAAAACGGGAATCGGGGTGGCGGATATTCGCGTGCCTACCCGATTGGCAGAAGGCGGACGGATTGTCCGCCGCCGAGGAGAGATCACCCTCCGGGCTCCCCAACAGGTGCCCGCCTGCACACTGGATGTGGATCTGCGGACGGGACGGCTGGAAATCACGGAAGTGTGA
- the cmpA gene encoding cortex morphogenetic protein CmpA: MPSWLRNQLAKAFREKDKRSVIMLNRVFYKYRAHLEADP; the protein is encoded by the coding sequence ATGCCCAGTTGGCTGCGCAATCAACTGGCAAAAGCGTTCCGGGAGAAAGACAAGCGGTCAGTGATTATGCTCAACCGAGTGTTTTATAAATACCGGGCCCATCTTGAAGCAGACCCGTGA
- a CDS encoding deoxycytidylate deaminase, producing MRHQSSHSRKSWDFYFMDIAYMAATRATCPRRQVGAVLVQDRKLMGSAYNGAPAGVTDCYEGGCLLVDVYEKNAAGEIVQKQHCIRTIHAEQNLILFTDRAQRLGSTVYVTDSPCWTCANMLANSGIAEIVYHRPYEKDLEKVSRLLQEKGIGFRRLETYQPPRVHSERIGD from the coding sequence GTGCGACACCAATCGTCACATTCGCGTAAATCGTGGGATTTTTATTTTATGGATATTGCCTACATGGCGGCCACCCGAGCGACGTGCCCCCGACGACAAGTGGGGGCCGTCTTGGTTCAGGACCGCAAATTAATGGGGAGTGCCTATAACGGGGCACCGGCAGGGGTAACAGATTGCTACGAGGGAGGATGCCTGCTGGTAGACGTTTATGAAAAGAACGCGGCAGGCGAAATCGTTCAGAAGCAACACTGCATCCGCACGATTCACGCCGAACAGAACCTCATTCTCTTCACCGACCGCGCCCAGCGCCTCGGATCTACAGTGTATGTCACCGATTCGCCGTGCTGGACCTGTGCCAACATGTTGGCCAACAGCGGCATTGCCGAAATCGTATACCATCGCCCCTATGAAAAGGACCTGGAGAAGGTCTCCCGCCTTCTCCAGGAAAAAGGGATCGGATTCCGCCGGTTGGAAACTTATCAACCTCCCCGCGTCCATTCCGAAAGGATTGGCGACTGA